A genome region from Setaria italica strain Yugu1 chromosome III, Setaria_italica_v2.0, whole genome shotgun sequence includes the following:
- the LOC101779577 gene encoding L10-interacting MYB domain-containing protein-like: MPKIDWNSENTRVMCVLFVEQVEKGNRPNTHLNALGYAEVEKGFKERTGIVATKVHIKNKWDKLKEDFKAWRKKARADIPGCGKFKKKGLENEDELAKCFADITTIGIDHWSPHVVNVEATENVDVTQDEATNFEPEGDDFIPETQEEDIGISPSPASGKRLARPVDRSSKKAKSGNALLIQEAVTSMASSANEYILKRHGKYSINEVMEVVIACGAGYDSNEHYMASKLFVKKEQREMFMTLPTNEIRFNWLRRKYNDKYKK, translated from the exons ATGCCTAAAATTGATTGGAATTCGGAGAACACTCGAGTGATGTGTGTGTTGTTTGTCGAACAAGTTGAAAAAGGAAATCGGccaaacacacacttgaatGCACTTGGTTATGCTGAGGTTGAGAAAGGGTTCAAGGAAAGGACTGGAATTGTGGCTACCAAGGTTCatatcaagaacaaatgggacaaGTTGAAGGAAGATTTCAAGGCATGGA ggaaaaaagctaGAGCT GACATTCCGGGTTGTGGCAAGTTCAAAAAGAAGGGTcttgagaatgaagatgaattagCCAAGTGTTTTGCTGACATTACTACTATTGGTATTGATCATTGGTCTCCTCATGTTGTGAATGTTGAAGCAACCGAAAATGTTGATGTGACACAAGATGAGGCAACCAATTTTGAGCCAGAAGGTGATGATTTCATTCCTGAAACACAAGAGGAGGATATTGGTATTTCTCCTTCACCTGCGAGTGGCAAGAGACTGGCAAGGCCTGTTGACAGGAGTAGTAAAAAAGCGAAGTCTGGAAATGCACTCCTAATTCAAGAAGCAGTAACAAGTATGGCAAGTTCAGCCAATGAATATATTTTGAAGAGACATGGAAAATATTCTATTAATGAAGTGATGGAGGTTGTGATTGCTTGTGGGGCCGGCTATGATAGCAATGAACATTACATGGCGTCTaaactgtttgtgaagaaggagcaaagggagatgttcatgaccttgcctactaatgagattaggttcaattgGCTTAGGAGGAAGTACAATGATAAATATAAAAAGTAG